The Candidatus Nanohalovita haloferacivicina genome has a window encoding:
- a CDS encoding 50S ribosomal protein L32e: MSKDFKRQETHKRKRVKSSWRKPIGGHSNARLQKKSAQKLPKVGYRTPKEDRGKHPSGYEEVMVHNTDDLEEVDPETEAARIGSTVGGRKREQILEKADDLEIKVLNRGDQ, translated from the coding sequence GTGAGTAAAGACTTCAAAAGACAGGAAACACACAAAAGAAAGAGAGTAAAGAGCTCATGGAGAAAGCCTATCGGAGGCCACTCCAACGCAAGACTACAGAAAAAAAGCGCACAGAAACTTCCAAAGGTAGGATACAGAACACCTAAAGAAGACCGCGGAAAACACCCATCAGGATACGAAGAAGTAATGGTACACAACACAGATGACCTAGAAGAAGTAGATCCTGAAACAGAAGCTGCAAGAATCGGCTCCACAGTAGGAGGCCGAAAAAGAGAACAGATACTCGAAAAAGCAGACGACCTCGAAATCAAAGTACTGAACAGAGGTGACCAGTAA